A portion of the Anoplopoma fimbria isolate UVic2021 breed Golden Eagle Sablefish chromosome 15, Afim_UVic_2022, whole genome shotgun sequence genome contains these proteins:
- the LOC129103514 gene encoding estrogen receptor beta-like: MACSPRLDADPIPLLQLQEVDSSKSSERPSSCGLPPPVYSPPLGMDSQTVCIPSPYTDNSHEYNHGHGPLTFYSPSVLSYARPPITDSPSSLCSPISPAAFWPSHTHTHPNMPSLTLRCPQPLVYNEPSPHAPWLEAKTHSLAGSSIIGCNKPLGKRSGEGVDGVNSSLCSSAAGKADMHYCAVCHDYASGYHYGVWSCEGCKAFFKRSIQGHNDYICPATNQCTIDKNRRKSCQACRLRKCYEVGMMKCGVRRERCSYRGARHRRGGLQPRDPTGRGMVRVGLGPRAQRHLHLEAPLAPLTPLPQANHAHHPVMSPEEFISRIMEAEPPEIYLMEDLKKPFTQASMMMSLTNLADKELVLMISWAKKIPGFVELSLADQIHLLKCCWLEILMLGLIWRSVDHPGKLIFSPDFKLNREEGQCVEGIMEIFDMLLAATSRFRELKLQREEYVCLKAMILLNSNLCTSSPQTAEELESRNKLLRLLDSVIDALVWSISKLGLSTQQQTLRLGHLTMLLSHIRHVSNKGMDHLTTMKRKNVVLVYDLLLEMLDANMTSGGSQPSSSPSSDTYSDQNQYGQPQSNQDPAADGSYGPPEDPDLDGHLQNLPLQSSPPFQSLDVSHLDNNGYIHSEPWSLHAGDDCPSMEATDYIIANRGFMETALEG, encoded by the exons ATGGCCTGCTCCCCCAGGCTGGACGCTGACCCGATACCGCTGCTTCAGCTCCAGGAGGTGGACTCCAGCAAATCCTCAGAGAGGCCGAGCTCCTGCGGACTCCCGCCCCCCGTGTACAGCCCTCCTCTGGGCATGGACAGCCAAACCGTCTGCATCCCCTCCCCGTACACGGACAATAGCCACGAGTACAACCACGGCCACGGACCGCTGACCTTCTACAGCCCGTCGGTGCTGAGCTACGCCAGGCCGCCCATTACTGACAGCCCGTCGTCTCTGTGCTCCCCCATTAGCCCGGCGGCCTTCTGGCCctcccacacccacacccaccccAACATGCCCTCACTGACTCTGCGCTGCCCTCAGCCTCTCGTCTACAATGAACCCAGCCCGCATGCACCCTGGCTGGAAGCTAAAACCCACAGCCTGGCCGGCAG ctccatcaTCGGCTGTAACAAGCCGCTGGGGAAGAGATCCGGGGAAGGAGTGGATGGCGTCAACTCCTCCCTGTGTTCATCAGCAGCGGGGAAAGCCGACATGCACTACTGCGCCGTGTGCCACGACTACGCCTCGGGGTACCACTACGGCGTCTGGTCCTGTGAGGGCTGCAAGGCTTTCTTCAAGAGGAGCATCCAAG GACACAATGACTACATCTGCCCCGCCACGAATCAATGCACTATCGACAAGAACCGACGTAAAAGCTGCCAGGCCTGCCGCCTCCGTAAATGCTACGAAGTGGGCATGATGAAGTGCG GTGTAAGGCGTGAACGCTGCAGCTATCGAGGAGCCCGACACCGCCGTGGTGGACTCCAGCCTCGAGACCCCACAGGCAGGGGTATGGTCCGGGTGGGGCTGGGTCCTCGGGCCCAGCGGCACCTCCACCTGGAGGCTCCTCTCGCCCCGCTCACCCCGCTCCCTCAGGCGAATCACGCTCACCACCCGGTCATGAGCCCAGAGGAGTTCATCTCCCGCATCATGGAGGCGGAGCCTCCGGAGATCTACCTAATGGAGGACCTGAAGAAGCCCTTCACCCAGGCCAGCATGATGATGTCCCTCACCAACCTGGCCGACAAAGAACTGGTGCTCATGATCAGCTGGGCTAAAAAGATCCCGG GTTTTGTCGAGCTGAGTCTAGCTGACCAGATCCACCTGCTGAAGTGCTGCTGGCTGGAGATCCTGATGTTGGGTCTGATCTGGAGGTCGGTGGATCATCCTGGAAAACTCATCTTCTCACCAGACTTCAAACTCAACAG gGAGGAGGGACAGTGTGTGGAGGGCATCATGGAGATTTTCGACATGCTGCTTGCAGCCACCTCTCGGTTTCGTGAGCTGAAGCTTCAGAGGGAGGAGTACGTCTGTCTGAAGGCCATGATCCTCCTCAACTCCA ATCTGTGTACGAGCTCCCCTCAGACGGCCGAGGAGCTGGAGAGCAGGAACAAGCTGCTGCGTCTGCTGGACTCGGTGATCGACGCTCTGGTCTGGTCCATTTCCAAACTGGGCCTGTCGACCCAGCAGCAGACGCTTCGCCTTGGACACCTCACCATGCTGCTCTCCCACATCCGCCACGTCAG TAACAAAGGCATGGACCACCTCACCACCATGAAGAGGAAGAACGTGGTGCTGGTGTACGACCTCCTCCTGGAGATGCTGGACGCCAACATGACCAGCGGCGGCAGTCAGCCGTCGTCCTCGCCGAGCTCAGACACTTACTCTGACCAGAACCAGTACGGCCAGCCCCAGTCTAACCAGGACCCGGCCGCTGACGGCTCATATGGACCTCCTGAGGACCCGGACCTGGACGGACACCTGCAGAATCTGCCCCTCCAGTCCTCACCTCCGTTTCAGAGTTTAGACGTGTCTCACTTGGACAACAATGG TTACATCCATTCCGAGCCGTGGTCTCTGCACGCAGGAGACGACTGTCCATCAATGGAAGCCACAGATTACATCATCGCCAATCGGGGCTTCATGGAAACGGCCTTAGAAGGATGA